From Pyrenophora tritici-repentis strain M4 chromosome 1, whole genome shotgun sequence, the proteins below share one genomic window:
- a CDS encoding DUF89 domain containing protein, giving the protein MCEICLWGNATDLSLLTNLSYEDIQKLQGSQARKDSEKNILVNDLDKAFSLLSSAQKEGKKERRVDIVLDNAGFELFVDLILAGYLIASGLATNVVFHPKSIPWFVSDVLPADFGALLSALADPQTFYGAVSDDEKYAGKQPVPLSEVESANLQFLFQSWSTMHAEGQLTLRPNDFWTAGGSYWRLPKAEPELYADLKESELVIFKGDLNYRKLTADAAWPATTPFTEAIGPMGPGSGLRVLALRTCKADVVVGLPEGVDEQIKATEGGGSESGARKWAWSGKWAVVQFSDGKA; this is encoded by the exons ATGTGTGAGATTTGTCTATGGGGAAATGCCACTGATCTTTCCCTCTTGACCAACCTCTCCTACGAGGACATTCAAAAGCTGCAAGGCTCACAAGCGCGCAAAGACTCAGAGAAGAATATCTTGGTGAACGATCTTGACAAGGCATTCAGCTTGCTCAGCTCAGCACAAAAAGAAGGGAAAAAGGAGCGACGTGTGGATATCGTGCTGGACAATGCCGGCTTTGAGCTGTTCGTCGATCTCATACTGGCCGGCTACCTCATCGCCTCGGGTCTCGCCACCAATGTCGTCTTCCACCCCAAGTCAATACCCTGGTTTGTGTCAGATGTGCTGCCAGCCGACTTTGGCGCCCTTCTCTCTGCATTAGCCGATCCGCAAACCTTTTATGGAGCTGTATCCGACGACGAGAAATATGCGGGAAAGCAACCGGTGCCCCTGTCAGAAGTAGAAAGCGCTAATCTGCAATTTTTGTTTCAGAGCTGGAGTACTATGCACGCCGAGGGTCAACTAACGCTTCGGCCTAACGACTTCTGGACAGCTGGTGGCAGTTATTGGCGTTTGCCCAAGGCAGAGCCAGAACTGTATGCCGACTTGAAGGAGAGCGAGCTGGTCATCTTCAAGGGTGATTTGAACTACCGAAAGCTGACAGCTGAT GCTGCTTGGCCGGCTACTACGCCTTTCACTGAAGCTATCGGGCCCATGGGCCCTGGCTCTGGTCTCCGCGTTCTGGCCCTACGTACCTGCAAAGCCGACGTCGTGGTCGGCTTACCTGAAGGCGTAGATGAACAGATCAAAGCAACAGAGGGTGGCGGTAGTGAAAGTGGTGCGAGAAAGTGGGCATGGAGTGGCAAATGGGCCGTGGTCCAGTTTTCTGACGGGAAAGCTTGA
- a CDS encoding UhpC, Sugar phosphate permease yields MFRSFYDRAGYTPLNSMADLEKRLVRKLDCFILVYCCAAYFFNYLDRSAFSNAYVSGLKEALNLQGNQYSVLLSVFTAGACVGQIPHALIIQKVPPRFWLPFTLLVWSGLTMCSAACKTYAQLCVVRFLQGFFESSLYSGTIYILGSWYTPSEIAKRTAIFTAIGQIGSMFAGVMMTAMNESLHGQSSLAGWQWVFIINGAMGIPFGIFGLMFFPNLPESTNAPYFTKEDIQFALDRLPPKRDWSHDIGLKSLTKRILAKPDVYILTLYSIVGSALEAIVLQGLFLLWLKANVEKFPSYAPTTYPLGIQAVAIVSNIGAGYVIDMTNRRIPIVIVAGVLQLLVAILLLVPTLSTAGTFFAFYLAGTSYMVNPIMYGWASVICRRGGDDASRSVILYIMSMVQSILYTFWGVALYPATDAPYWRKGCITMIVVVFAFFGTTAAMQWLDKRTENLDSEVTEDLTIVGEIAADRSKKD; encoded by the exons ATGTTCCGTTCGTTTTATGATCGCGCTGGCTATACACCTCTGAACAGTATGGCAGACCTCGAAAAGCGGCTGGTTCGCAAGCTCG ATTGTTTTATCTTG GTATATTGCTGTGCTGCTTACTTTTTCAACTACCTGGACCGCTCCGCATTCTCCAATGCCTACGTATCCGGATTGAAAGAGGCGCTCAATCTCCAGGGAAACCAATATAGCGTCCTGCTTTCAGTCTTCACTGCAGGTGCCTGTGTTGGGCAGATACCTCATGCTCTGATCATACAAAAGGTCCCTCCGCGTTTCTGGCTTCCATTTACTTTGCTAGTATGGTCCGGTCTCACCATGTGCTCGGCAGCCTGTAAGACCTATGCCCAACTCTGCGTGGTCCGCTTCCTGCAGGGATTCTTCGAGTCGAGCCTCTATAGCGGCACAATCTACATTCTCGGATCTTGGTATACGCCATCGGAAATTGCAAAAAGAACTGCCATCTTTACTGCCATTGGTCAGATTGGCAGCATGTTTGCTGGCGTAATGATGACAGCCATGAATGAGAGCCTCCATGGGCAATCGTCGCTTGCAGGATGGCAATGGGTCTTCATCATCA ATGGTGCGATGGGAATACCGTTTGGCATCTTTGGTCTGATGTTCTTCCCCAACCTCCCTGAATCCACCAACGCGCCATATTTCACCAAGGAAGATATACAGTTTGCACTGGATCGACTACCACCAAAGCGAGACTGGAGCCATGATATTGGCCTCAAATCTCTTACAAAGCGTATACTCGCTAAACCGGACGTCTACATACTCACCCTATATTCGATCGTTGGCTCTGCTTTGGAAGCTATTGTCTTGCAAGGTCTCTTTTTGCTCTGGCTCAAGGCCAACGTTGAAAAGTTCCCGTCATATGCCCCCACAACATACCCGCTAGGTATTCAAGCTGTCGCCATTGTCTCAAACATTGGCGCCGGCTATGTCATAGACATGACCAATCGTCGCATACCCATCGTCATCGTGGCTGGGGTCTTGCAGCTACTCGTTGCAATACTCTTACTCGTTCCGACACTCTCGACGGCCGGGACATTTTTTGCCTTTTACCTGGCAGGAACATCGTACATGGTGAATCCGATAATGTATGGCTGGGCTAGTGTCATTTGCCGGCGTGGTGGCGATGATGCTTCACGATCTGTGATCCTCTACATTATGAGCATGGTACAGTCGATTTTGTACACCTTCTGGGGTGTCGCGTTGTACCCAGCTACTGATGCGCCTTATTGGCGAAAGGGATGCATCACCATGATTGTAGTTGTGTTTGCATTCTTCGGCACGACAGCCGCGATGCAATGG CTGGATAAAAGAACCGAAAACCTGGACAGTGAGGTGACCGAGGACTTGACAATCGTTGGGGAAATAGCAGCAGACCGGAGTAAGAAAGACTAG
- a CDS encoding esterase has product MTNVSTPHIIPPTISHKHTVIFLHGRGSDAETFASEVFESQDSSSRFFTDIFPSVKWIFPRAPFRFPQKDDNDDDMPVSTAEERIDEEEKETGETQWFDMATPQHPQQDPERQKPGLWQSVDLVLKILRHEIEIVGMQNVVLAGISQGCATGIFSLLASGMQVGGFVGLCGWLPLAEELNSVMHVPGRAQAVTKTPVLLQHCKDDQVVPVENGEDLRMRLEEMRIQVKFDCFDHGGHWLNEPEGMDGIVRFLQDVFKGT; this is encoded by the coding sequence ATGACCAATGTATCCACCCCACACATCATCCCGCCAACGATATCCCACAAGCACACCGTGATATTCCTCCACGGCCGCGGCAGCGACGCCGAAACTTTTGCTTCAGAAGTCTTTGAATCCCAGGATAGCTCATCCCGCTTCTTCACCGACATCTTTCCTAGCGTGAAATGGATATTCCCTCGAGCCCCGTTTCGGTTCCCCCAGAAGGATGACAACGATGATGACATGCCAGTCTCCACCGCCGAGGAAAGAATagatgaagaagaaaaagaaacGGGTGAAACACAATGGTTCGACATGGCCACTCCCCAACATCCCCAACAAGACCCAGAGAGACAAAAGCCCGGTCTATGGCAAAGCGTGGATCTGGTCCTCAAGATCCTCAGGCACGAGATTGAGATAGTCGGTATGCAGAATGTGGTCTTGGCTGGAATAAGTCAGGGATGTGCTACTGGCATCTTTTCACTCTTGGCGTCGGGCATGCAAGTAGGCGGGTTCGTGGGGCTGTGTGGATGGTTGCCGTTGGCAGAAGAGCTAAACTCTGTGATGCACGTCCCTGGGCGAGCGCAGGCTGTGACCAAGACGCCGGTTTTGTTGCAGCATTGCAAGGACGACCAGGTCGTGCCGGTTGAGAATGGGGAGGACCTGAGGATGAGGCTGGAAGAGATGCGCATCCAAGTCAAATTTGACTGCTTTGATCATGGGGGACACTGGCTGAATGAGCCCGAGGGCATGGATGGCATTGTGCGATTTCTCCAGGACGTTTTCAAGGGCACCTGA
- a CDS encoding CaiC, Acyl-CoA synthetase (AMP-forming)-AMP-acid ligase II — translation MDATVAAASVAAVTSVAAYLNAKYHIAQDIDAIRSRSKVQKYYSQLGTKLDISKYHEISRRNWSASLKNRRECPWYGFAPQVSKHRNSLCIWTREKSYTWQQIHDRSVQWANFFLDQGVKSGDLVATCLMNSADFMAIWLGLFCIGCAPAHLNYNLKGDGLVHCLKVAGAKFLLVDQEEGCMERFESVKEKVEEMGVAAFRVDGELLKTVYAGSIKVPGDEYRENVVGNDPMCLLYTSGTTGLPKAGKYTVSRFHDRGSPDELPFNQKAGPDGDRWYVCMPLFHGTGGISAMSSLTSGVSLAIGRKFSVSTFWDDIHDSQATIFVYVGETARYLLMAPPHPKERDHRLRGMFGNGLRPDVWDRFKERFNVPEVIEFFNSTEGVLVMAIHSRGPFTAATIGHTGAILRQALKNIWVPVAIDPETGDMIRDPRTGFAKRNSYKEGGEIIVAVPDEKAFAGYHNNPQATAKKFAKDVFKKGDLYYRSGDSLRRDDDGRWYFHDRLGDTFRWKSENVSTAEVAEALGKYPGVDEAIVYGTLVPRHDGRAGCVALRLRDGTNPESFDWKALLQYARSKLPRYAVPVFVRLVREGSNTDNQKQNKAPLREEGIELDKYGSKVAGGNDDVVMWSKPGQDRYVRFTIEDLEALRAGKTLL, via the exons ATGGATGCAACAGTCGCTGCTGCATCAGTAGCAGCCGTAACCAGTGTCGCAGCATACCTCAATGCCAAATATCACATTGCGCAGGACATTGACGCAATAAGGTCCAGAAGCAAAGTTCAGAAGTACTATAGCCAGCTCGGTACGAAACTTGACATCTCCAAATATCACGAAATATCACGAAGAAACTGGAGCGCGTCTT TGAAAAATAGACGCGAATGTCCTTGGTACGGATTCGCGCCACAAGTCTCGAAACACCGCAACAGCCTATGCATCTGGACCCGCGAAAAGTCCTACACATGGCAACAAATCCACGATCGCTCCGTCCAATGGGCAAACTTCTTCCTCGACCAAGGTGTGAAATCTGGCGACCTAGTTGCTACCTGCCTCATGAATTCCGCAGATTTCATGGCGATTTGGCTCGGCCTGTTCTGCATTGGTTGTGCACCGGCACATCTAAACTACAATTTGAAGGGAGACGGGCTGGTACATTGCTTGAAAGTTGCCGGGGCAAAATTTCTTCTTGTCGATCAAGAAGAGGGCTGCATGGAGAGATTTGAGAGTGTCAAAGAAAAAGTAGAGGAGATGGGCGTTGCCGCATTCAGAGTGGATGGAGAATTGCTGAAAACTGTTTATGCGGGAAGTATCAAAGTCCCTGGGGACGAATATAGGGAGAATGTCGTTGGAAATGACCCTATGTGTCTATTGTACACATCAGGAACAACAGGGCTGCCTAAGGCAGGCAAGTACACTGTTAGTCGGTTCCATGACCGAGGGAGCCCGGACGAGCTCCCTTTTAATCAGAAAGCTGGACCAGACGGGGACCGGTGGTACGTCTGCATGCCTCTATTCCATGGCACCGGCGGCATTTCTGCCATGAGCTCGTTGACTTCGGGAGTTAGTCTCGCTATAGGTCGTAAATTCTCCGTTAGTACATTTTGGGACGATATCCACGATTCACAGGCCACAATATTCGTCTACGTTGGCGAGACAGCACGATACCTACTTATGGCTCCACCCCATCCTAAGGAACGGGATCACCGGCTGCGCGGAATGTTTGGAAATGGCCTGCGACCCGACGTCTGGGATCGATTCAAGGAGCGCTTCAACGTACCCGAAGTCATTGAATTCTTCAATTCTACAGAGGGAGTACTGGTTATGGCCATCCATAGCAGAGGCCCTTTCACAGCAGCGACGATCGGTCACACCGGAGCTATCCTTCGACAAGCTCTCAAAAACATATGGGTGCCTGTAGCTATTGACCCGGAAACCGGCGATATGATACGCGACCCTAGAACTGGTTTCGCCAAGCGCAACTCGTACAAGGAAGGTGGGGAGATCATCGTTGCTGTACCCGACGAGAAAGCATTTGCTGGATACCACAACAATCCTCAAGCAACCGCTAAGAAGTTTGCAAAAGATGTGTTCAAGAAGGGAGACTTGTACTATCGATCTGGGGATTCGTTGAGACGGGATGATGATGGGCGTTGGTACTTTCACGATCGCCTTGGAGATACGTTCCGATGGAAGTCGGAAAACGTTTCCACCGCCGAGGTAGCAGAAGCTTTGGGTAAGTATCCAGGTGTCGATGAAGCTATCGTCTACGGCACGCTTGTCCCGCGCCATGACGGCCGCGCTGGCTGCGTAGCCCTACGCCTCCGCGATGGCACCAACCCAGAGAGCTTCGACTGGAAAGCGCTACTACAATACGCGCGAAGTAAGCTGCCGAGATATGCGGTGCCAGTCTTCGTGCGCTTGGTGCGGGAGGGCAGCAATACGGATAATCAGAAGCAAAACAAGGCACCGTTGCGAGAAGAAGGCATCGAGTTGGACAAGTATGGAAGCAAGGTTGCGGGTGGTAATGATGATGTTGTCATGTGGTCCAAGCCGGGCCAAGACAGATATGTGAGATTTACAATAGAGGATCTAGAGGCGCTGAGGGCCGGAAAGACCTTACTATAG
- a CDS encoding AraJ, Arabinose efflux permease, with protein sequence MASQSTPVSPLLRKRVLKVLFISLLLDLISFTFILPLFPKLIEFYRNHETGDPNTILSKILAGLNAYKNSFAKPINSRYDIVLLGGALGSLFSLCQAIASPFIGTLSDKYGRRTALLWSMVGNIFSVALWVAATDFRTFLASRVVGGLSEGNVQLAMAIATDISDDSQRGATMALVGVCFSIAFTFGPALGAYLSTLHIMDNNPFAMAAGFSLFLIVSETIYLYTSLPETLPSANASQNGSANGHAKGIEAPKPRARTNSHTLLNATHFTFILFFSGMEFSLPFMTYDLFSYQAKDSGRLLGFIGLVASLLQASVVRRMHPLKVVQMGVISCTIAFVMLGRVQTQGALYGAAALLAVTSATVVTGLNSLSSFEASADERGNKLGNHRSFGQIGRSLGPLIFCTLYWWAGRETAYATGAAGMVAVAALVFGGLKVPPGTENVGKKEKKVA encoded by the exons ATGGCCTCACAATCTACGCCAGTGTCTCCGCTATTGCGGAAGAGAGTATTGAAGGTGCTCTTCATTTCGCTGCTGCTTGACCTG ATATCCTTCACTTTCATCCTTCCCCTCTTTCCAAAACTCATCGAGTTCTATCGCAATCATGAGACTGGAGACCCAAATACCATCCTGTCCAAGATCCTCGCCGGGCTCAACGCGTACAAGAACTCGTTCGCCAAACCCATAAACTCGCGCTACGACATCGTCCTGCTCGGCGGCGCTCTCGGCTCGCTCTTCTCCCTTTGCCAGGCCATCGCCTCGCCTTTCATTGGCACCCTCTCCGACAAATATGGCAGGCGCACGGCGCTGCTGTGGTCAATGGTGGGCAACATTTTTAGCGTTGCACTATGGGTCGCAGCTACAGACTTTCGTACCTTTCTTGCAAGTCGCGTCGTCGGAGGCTTGAGTGAGGGCAATGTGCAGCTGGCAATGGCCATTGCCACTGACATTAGCGACGACAGCCAGAGAGGCGCAACAATGGCGCTTGTGGGTGTATGCTTCAGCATCGCCTTCACCTTTGGACCTGCACTGGGCGCATACCTTTCCACCCTTCACATCATGGACAACAACCCGTTCGCCATGGCCGCCGGCTTCTCACTCTTCCTGATTGTTTCCGAGACCATCTATCTCTACACGAGCCTCCCAGAAACGCTACCGTCAGCGAACGCATCCCAGAATGGCTCTGCCAACGGACACGCAAAAGGCATCGAAGCACCGAAACCCCGCGCGCGCACAAACTCGCATACTCTCCTGAACGCCACACATTTCACCttcatcctcttcttcaGCGGCATGGAGTTCTCGCTCCCTTTTATGACATACGATCTCTTTTCTTACCAGGCCAAGGATTCCGGTCGCCTGCTTGGCTTTATCGGCCTTGTAGCTTCTCTACTTCAAGCATCTGTAGTGCGACGTATGCACCCTTTGAAAGTTGTGCAGATGGGTGTCATCAGTTGTACGATAGCTTTCGTCATGCTGGGCAGGGTACAAACACAGGGCGCCCTATACGGAGCAGCTGCACTCCTGGCTGTAACAAGTGCCACAGTTGTTACTGGCCTCAACAGCCTCTCGTCATTCGAAGCGAGCGCTGACGAGCGCGGCAACAAGCTTGGGAACCATCGAAGTTTTG GCCAGATCGGTCGGTCGCTCGGTCCCCTCATATTTTGCACCCTATACTGGTGGGCGGGTCGGGAAACTGCATACGCAACCGGAGCTGCTGGCATGGTCGCCGTCGCAGCATTGGTCTTTGGAGGACTCAAGGTCCCACCTGGAACTGAAAATGTAgggaagaaggagaagaaagTAGCATGA
- a CDS encoding thioesterase family protein has product MATTAALCPLARPRSWEFMAGVSRSLNISYLKAVPIGIKVRLNSKVMSVGKQMAMVRGEMTSLDGKTTYCTVEHHKVNAQVLPHHQSVETQWDEEFASEWKAKEVQSKL; this is encoded by the coding sequence ATGGCTACTACAGCCGCCCTCTGTCCGCTTGCCCGTCCTCGGTCCTGGGAATTCATGGCCGGAGTATCGCGATCGCTCAACATATCCTACCTCAAGGCAGTTCCGATCGGTATCAAGGTTCGACTGAACAGCAAAGTCATGAGTGTGGGGAAGCAGATGGCCATGGTTCGTGGCGAAATGACCAGTCTTGATGGCAAGACGACGTACTGTACCGTAGAGCATCACAAGGTGAATGCACAAGTGTTACCCCATCATCAAAGCGTGGAAACACAGTGGGATGAGGAATTTGCAAGTGAGTGGAAAGCGAAAGAGGTGCAAAGCAAGTTGTAG
- a CDS encoding mitochondrial 37S ribosomal protein mS33, whose translation MRVQCNVFNTTYNPERLRLGSRILHQRLKGPAVASYYPPRIGTISQLRKLYPEHQILDEEEEDWLEHLNVAKSRGKSPPKKKRTAAESKKFNKRK comes from the exons ATGAGG GTCCAGTGCAACGTCTTCAACACCACCTACAACCCCGAACGCCTTCGTCTCGGCTCCCGCATCCTCCACCAGCGCCTCAAAGGTCCCGCAGTGGCATCCTACTACCCCCCGCGCATAGGAACGATTAGTCAATTGCGAAAACTCTACCCGGAGCACCAGATTCTAGacgaagaggaggaagactggCTAGAGCACTTGAACGTTGCAAAGTCAAGAGGAAAGAGTCCgcccaagaagaagaggacaGCTGCCG AATCAAAAAAGTTCAACAAGAGGAAGTGA
- a CDS encoding Rnc, dsRNA-specific ribonuclease produces MASQKRGGGFNHYGRDQNAKKHQPQHRNPPPPELSSKDMQTGLVALLDRFVADETKCGADKEALHHANELRRLLCARDNTTSSHAKRELDEKRPDKAVKVAIPDYVDRKVRAAKDLPPLPPISEPHLHEAVFTHRSAIFDPSIPGSALGQDLSLDYERLELLGDAYIELIASRALYNRFPHVDVPELCMWRERLVENSTLGKFSHAYGFPDRLKHRAMWDKTSKQYQKVVADIVEAYVAAVVLSDPDNGFETAEAWLTELWAPQLLGFREKIIENPQARNELNRLVLGKDVKLITKEEKPMSYDENSIQCYYIGIYLTGWGYKDEWLGSGHGQNKVQAGVAAAADALKRDSPVLKDAIRQKNELRVARLKEQEEKAKTKEDADQQVIPAAEEPKDTNKTEQDIQVKKRKKEDDSSSC; encoded by the exons ATGGCATCGCAGAAACGCGGCGGGGGGTTTAACCACTATGGTCGCGACCAAAATGCCAAGAAACATCAGCCCCAGCATCGCAATCCACCACCGCCTGAGCTTTCCTCAAAAGACATGCAAACAGGTCTCGTCGCACTGCTGGATCGCTTCGTTGCCGACGAGACAAAATGTGGTGCAGACAAAGAAGCTCTCCACCACGCCAACGAGCTCCGCCGACTGCTATGCGCCCGCGACAACACGACTTCCTCACACGCCAAGCGTGAACTCGACGAGAAACGGCCTGACAAGGCTGTGAAGGTGGCCATACCTGACTACGTAGACCGCAAAGTCCGCGCCGCCAAAGACCTGCCGCCTCTCCCTCCCATTAGCGAACCCCACCTCCACGAAGCCGTCTTCACCCATCGATCCGCCATCTTCGACCCAAGCATCCCTGGCTCCGCGTTGGGTCAAGATCTCAGCCTAGACTACGAACGTCTAGAACTTCTTGGTGACGCCTACATTGAACTCATTGCCTCCCGCGCTCTCTACAACCGCTTTCCGCATGTTGACGTGCCCGAGTTGTGCATGTGGCGCGAACGCCTCGTTGAGAATTCGACCCTGGGCAAATTCTCCCATGCCTATGGCTTTCCAGATCGACTGAAGCACCGCGCCATGTGGGACAAAACCTCCAAACAGTACCAAAAGGTAGTTGCCGACATAGTCGAGGCATATGTCGCCGCCGTTGTGCTCTCAGACCCGGACAACGGCTTCGAGACTGCCGAAGCATGGCTTACCGAGCTATGGGCACCACAACTGCTGGGCTTCCGAGAAAAGATCATTGAGAACCCGCAAGCGCGCAACGAGCTTAATAGGCTGGTTCTTGGCAAAGACGTCAAGCTCATCACAAAGGAAGAGAAGCCGATGAGCTACGACGAGAACAGCATTCAGTGCTATTACATTGGCATTTACCTCACCGGCTGGGGATACAAGGACGAGTGGCTTGGTAGTGGACATGGGCAGAACAAGGTTCAGGCTGGAGTTGCTGCAGCTGCTGATGCACTGAAGCGAGACAGTCCTGTGCTCAAGGATGCCATACGGCAGAAGAATGAGCTAAGGGTAGCACGACTAAAAGAACAGGAAGAGAAGGCCAAAACTAAAGAAGACGCTGACCAGCAGGTTATCCCTGCTGCTGAAGAGCCAAAAGATACGAACAAAACCGAACAGGACATTCAAGTCAAGAAGCGGAAGAAGGAAGACGATA GCTCTAGCTGCTAG